The following are encoded in a window of Salinigranum halophilum genomic DNA:
- a CDS encoding universal stress protein, whose amino-acid sequence MEHASSAPIDVELVLAPVDGSEESALAVEYAVSIAEQYDASVHAVYLLGENVVRAIEDGTIDEGSVVGDHEAFMDSVADYATGKGVHISHSTAFGFSTRVKTRHPGSAILDTADDVGADFIVVPREPVTGDPGEVLEKAAEYVLLYASQPVLSV is encoded by the coding sequence ATGGAACACGCGTCGTCGGCTCCGATCGACGTCGAACTCGTCCTCGCCCCCGTCGACGGGAGCGAGGAGTCCGCGCTCGCCGTCGAGTACGCCGTCTCCATCGCCGAGCAGTACGACGCCTCGGTCCACGCCGTCTACCTCCTCGGTGAGAACGTGGTCCGCGCCATCGAGGACGGGACCATCGACGAGGGGAGCGTCGTCGGCGACCACGAGGCGTTCATGGATAGCGTCGCCGACTACGCCACCGGGAAGGGCGTCCACATCTCCCACTCGACCGCGTTCGGGTTCTCCACGCGGGTCAAGACCCGCCACCCCGGCAGCGCCATCCTCGACACCGCCGACGACGTCGGCGCGGACTTCATCGTCGTCCCGCGCGAGCCGGTCACCGGCGACCCCGGCGAGGTCTTAGAGAAAGCCGCCGAGTACGTCCTCCTGTACGCCTCCCAGCCGGTGCTTTCGGTCTGA
- a CDS encoding M50 family metallopeptidase, whose translation MRGIRIGSAFGIPIRLDITFLLVLPLFAWLIGSDVSNLTGVINSLFGTAIAADPLTAGSMRWVLGSAAALGLFFGVLLHEFGHSLVAMRYGYEIESITLWLFGGVARFTEIPEDWKQEFTIAVAGPIVSILVGIVSYVGFVALPLGDPVKFVLGYLALTNVALAVFNMLPGFPMDGGRVLRALLARNRPHARATQLAAEVGKIFAFLLGLFGLFANLFLVALAFFIYMGASSEAQQTVMKAAFQDVIVRDIMTPREELHVVDERASVAELLEQMFRERHTGYPVMHNGQLVGMVTLDDARGVREVERDAYRVEEVMSRDLATITPDADAMEAITLMQQHGVGRLPVVENGEFVGLVSRSDLVTAFNIIQSRGSLDSFGREPSLDVRP comes from the coding sequence ATGCGAGGAATCCGTATCGGGAGTGCGTTTGGAATCCCCATTCGCCTCGATATCACCTTTCTCTTGGTACTCCCGCTGTTCGCCTGGCTCATCGGCTCCGACGTGTCGAACCTGACGGGTGTCATCAACAGCCTCTTCGGGACCGCTATCGCGGCCGACCCGCTCACGGCAGGGTCGATGCGGTGGGTGCTCGGGAGCGCGGCGGCCCTCGGGCTGTTCTTCGGCGTGTTACTCCACGAGTTCGGTCACTCGCTCGTCGCCATGCGGTACGGCTACGAGATCGAGTCCATCACCCTCTGGCTGTTCGGCGGGGTCGCCCGCTTCACCGAGATTCCCGAAGACTGGAAGCAGGAGTTCACCATCGCCGTCGCCGGCCCCATCGTGAGTATCCTCGTCGGCATCGTCTCGTACGTCGGGTTCGTCGCGCTTCCGCTGGGTGACCCGGTGAAGTTCGTCCTCGGCTATCTGGCCCTGACGAACGTCGCGCTCGCGGTGTTCAACATGCTCCCGGGCTTCCCGATGGACGGGGGACGGGTCCTCCGCGCGCTGCTCGCGCGCAACCGCCCACACGCCCGCGCGACGCAGTTGGCGGCCGAGGTGGGGAAGATATTCGCGTTCCTGCTCGGCCTCTTCGGCCTCTTCGCCAACCTGTTCTTGGTCGCGCTCGCTTTCTTCATCTACATGGGCGCGTCCAGCGAGGCCCAGCAGACCGTGATGAAGGCGGCGTTCCAGGACGTCATCGTCCGCGACATCATGACCCCCCGCGAGGAACTCCACGTCGTCGACGAGCGCGCCTCCGTCGCCGAACTCCTAGAGCAGATGTTCCGCGAGCGCCACACCGGCTACCCGGTGATGCACAACGGCCAGCTCGTGGGGATGGTGACGCTCGACGACGCGCGGGGCGTCCGCGAGGTCGAACGCGACGCCTACCGGGTCGAGGAAGTGATGTCCCGAGACCTCGCGACCATCACGCCCGACGCCGACGCGATGGAGGCCATCACGCTGATGCAACAACACGGCGTCGGCCGCCTCCCGGTCGTCGAGAACGGCGAGTTCGTCGGCCTCGTCTCCCGCTCGGACCTCGTCACCGCGTTCAACATCATCCAGTCGCGCGGCTCGCTCGACTCGTTCGGCCGCGAGCCCTCGCTCGACGTGCGCCCCTGA
- a CDS encoding DUF7853 family protein — MPERRPSCAVERLSLAPAEQWTLHDVLADRLQRDRGGDPADERTASHRRQAFETLDDGGRRFTRPELEAMQRTLARAHHTRRWEVERPRLESLLRQISSALD, encoded by the coding sequence GTGCCCGAGAGACGACCATCGTGCGCCGTCGAACGGCTGTCGCTCGCCCCGGCCGAACAGTGGACGCTCCACGACGTTCTGGCCGACCGGCTTCAGCGTGACCGCGGCGGCGACCCCGCGGACGAGCGCACGGCCTCCCACCGTCGGCAGGCGTTCGAGACCCTCGACGACGGAGGACGGCGGTTCACGCGGCCAGAACTCGAAGCGATGCAGCGGACGCTGGCGCGTGCACACCACACGCGGCGCTGGGAGGTCGAGCGACCGCGACTCGAATCGCTGTTACGGCAGATTTCGTCGGCGCTCGACTAG
- the gdhB gene encoding glutamate dehydrogenase GdhB, whose protein sequence is MPTSPTTDTADDDTNDEPSSALSTARRQLERAAAHTAVDEGVVERLKHPTKLTQVSVPLRRDDGSLEVFTGYRAQHDDVRGPYKGGLRYHPEVDAEECIGLSMWMTWKCAVMDLPFGGGKGGVAVDPRTLSSGERERLTRRFAEEIRDVVGPKQDVPAPDMGTDPQTMAWFMDAYSMQRGETTPGVVTGKPPVIGGSHGREEAPGRSVAIITREAIDYYDRDLSETTVAVQGFGSVGAPAARLLDEWGATVVAVSDVNGAIYDPKGLDTNDVEAHDERPGMVSGYDAPQTLTNAELLELDVDVLIPAAVGNVVTTANVADVSAGMVVEGANGPTTFAADAVLEERGVPVIPDILANAGGVTVSYFEWLQDINRRQWSLERVHEELESEMLDAWDAVRREVDDRDLTWRDAAYVVALSRIGEAKSTRGLWP, encoded by the coding sequence ATGCCCACATCACCCACGACGGACACAGCCGACGACGACACGAACGACGAACCGAGCTCTGCGCTCTCGACCGCCCGGCGACAGCTCGAACGGGCGGCCGCACACACCGCCGTCGACGAAGGGGTCGTCGAGCGGTTGAAACACCCGACGAAGCTCACGCAGGTGTCGGTCCCGCTCCGGCGCGACGACGGCTCCCTGGAGGTGTTCACGGGCTACCGCGCTCAGCACGACGACGTCCGCGGCCCCTACAAGGGCGGGCTGCGCTACCACCCGGAGGTCGACGCCGAGGAGTGCATCGGCCTCTCGATGTGGATGACCTGGAAGTGCGCCGTCATGGACCTGCCGTTCGGCGGGGGAAAGGGGGGTGTCGCGGTCGACCCGCGGACGCTCTCGTCGGGTGAACGCGAACGGCTCACTCGTCGCTTCGCCGAGGAGATTCGCGACGTGGTCGGGCCGAAACAGGACGTGCCCGCCCCGGACATGGGGACGGACCCACAGACGATGGCGTGGTTCATGGACGCGTACTCGATGCAGCGGGGTGAGACGACACCCGGCGTCGTCACCGGAAAACCGCCCGTCATCGGTGGCTCGCACGGACGTGAGGAGGCGCCCGGCCGGTCGGTGGCGATCATCACCCGCGAGGCAATCGACTACTACGACCGGGACCTCTCGGAGACGACCGTCGCCGTCCAGGGGTTCGGGAGCGTCGGCGCGCCCGCGGCGCGCCTGCTCGACGAGTGGGGTGCGACGGTTGTGGCCGTCAGCGACGTCAACGGCGCGATTTACGACCCAAAGGGGCTGGACACGAACGACGTCGAGGCGCACGACGAGCGCCCCGGCATGGTCTCGGGGTACGACGCGCCGCAGACGCTCACGAACGCGGAACTGCTCGAACTCGACGTCGACGTGCTCATCCCGGCGGCCGTCGGTAACGTCGTCACGACGGCGAACGTCGCCGACGTCTCCGCCGGGATGGTCGTCGAGGGGGCCAACGGCCCGACGACGTTCGCGGCCGACGCCGTCCTCGAAGAACGCGGCGTGCCGGTCATCCCTGACATCCTCGCGAACGCCGGCGGCGTGACCGTGAGCTACTTCGAGTGGCTCCAGGACATCAACCGCCGCCAGTGGTCGCTCGAACGCGTCCACGAGGAACTCGAATCGGAGATGCTCGACGCCTGGGACGCCGTCAGGCGAGAAGTCGACGACCGCGACCTGACGTGGCGCGACGCCGCCTACGTCGTCGCCCTCTCGCGCATCGGCGAGGCGAAGTCGACCCGCGGGCTCTGGCCCTGA
- a CDS encoding NAD(P)/FAD-dependent oxidoreductase: MTDVLIVGGGPAGLSAALFTAKNGLDTAVFDTDGTWMHKAHLFNYPGIGSVDGSAYMATLRDQVDDFGVERHQEEVTAVEATDDGLVVATDADEHAADYVVLATGANRDLAEDLGCAMTDEDVVDVGVTMETSVENVYATGAMVRVEEWQAVISAGDGAAAALNILSKEKGENFHDFDTPATAEEVLGSLVDGE; this comes from the coding sequence ATGACAGATGTGCTCATCGTCGGCGGCGGTCCCGCCGGACTCAGCGCTGCATTGTTCACCGCGAAGAACGGGCTCGACACCGCCGTGTTCGACACGGACGGGACGTGGATGCACAAGGCGCACCTGTTCAACTACCCGGGCATCGGCTCCGTCGACGGCTCGGCCTACATGGCGACCCTCCGCGACCAGGTCGACGACTTCGGCGTCGAGCGCCACCAGGAGGAAGTGACGGCCGTCGAGGCGACGGACGACGGCCTCGTCGTCGCCACCGACGCCGACGAGCACGCTGCCGACTACGTCGTCCTCGCGACGGGTGCCAACCGCGACCTCGCCGAGGACCTCGGCTGTGCCATGACCGACGAGGACGTCGTCGACGTCGGCGTGACGATGGAGACGAGCGTCGAGAACGTCTACGCGACCGGGGCGATGGTCCGGGTCGAGGAGTGGCAGGCGGTCATCTCCGCGGGCGACGGTGCCGCGGCCGCGCTCAACATCCTCTCGAAGGAGAAAGGCGAGAACTTCCACGACTTCGACACCCCCGCGACTGCCGAGGAAGTCCTCGGGTCGCTCGTCGACGGCGAGTAA
- a CDS encoding methyl-accepting chemotaxis protein, translated as MSTQDQETRTDGRRQTEPDVGSSTVATELTGALRELGEASDQVARSSQEISELATEQSDNMGGVAGEVANLSAAVEEIASGAEQTTQMSSQALDLAEDGREAADSAVDAMETVDSVTDDVATDVSRLRARIQEIDEVVEVINDIADQTNLLALNASIEAARAGEAGSGFAVVADEVKQLAEESRENAADIESKVDDIKTETTSTVERIDQANDEIDAGLGQVDVAIDVLRDIDNAVEEAAMGAQEVADATDQQAASTEEVASTVDETATQAEQVAERITDVAAANEQQTAKVDEIRDLLADVDLDVAARQ; from the coding sequence ATGTCCACGCAGGACCAAGAGACACGAACCGACGGACGACGGCAGACCGAACCCGACGTCGGGTCGTCGACGGTAGCGACTGAACTGACGGGAGCGCTCCGCGAACTCGGCGAGGCCTCGGACCAGGTGGCGCGGAGTTCACAGGAGATCAGCGAACTCGCGACAGAGCAGTCGGACAACATGGGCGGCGTCGCCGGCGAGGTCGCGAACCTCAGCGCGGCCGTCGAGGAGATCGCCTCCGGAGCAGAGCAGACGACGCAGATGAGTTCACAGGCGCTCGACCTCGCCGAAGACGGGCGAGAAGCGGCCGACAGCGCCGTCGACGCGATGGAGACCGTCGACAGCGTGACCGACGACGTCGCCACGGACGTCTCACGTCTCCGCGCGCGTATCCAAGAAATCGACGAGGTGGTCGAGGTCATCAACGACATCGCCGACCAGACCAACCTGCTGGCGCTCAACGCCAGCATCGAGGCCGCCCGCGCCGGCGAGGCCGGGTCGGGGTTCGCCGTCGTCGCCGACGAGGTGAAACAACTCGCCGAGGAGTCCCGCGAGAACGCGGCCGACATCGAGTCGAAGGTCGACGACATCAAGACGGAGACGACAAGCACCGTCGAACGCATCGACCAGGCGAACGACGAAATCGACGCGGGCCTCGGCCAGGTCGACGTGGCAATCGACGTCCTCCGGGACATCGACAACGCGGTCGAGGAGGCCGCGATGGGTGCTCAGGAAGTCGCCGACGCGACCGACCAGCAGGCCGCATCGACAGAAGAGGTCGCATCGACCGTGGACGAGACGGCAACACAGGCCGAACAGGTCGCCGAACGGATCACGGACGTCGCCGCCGCCAACGAGCAACAGACCGCGAAGGTCGACGAGATACGCGACCTGCTCGCCGACGTCGACCTCGACGTGGCTGCCCGTCAGTGA
- a CDS encoding amidase, with protein sequence MSEDFAYTSASVLASRIRRGDLSPVDVVDACLERIEARNEDINAFVTVLGDDARERAREAEAAVRRGEELGPLHGVPIAIKDLFDFKTGVRNTMGSVPFAEFVPEESATYVRRLEEAGAIVLGKTNTPEMGHKGTTDNRLFGPTSTPFDLERNAGGSSGGSAAAVADGLVPIAQGSDGGGSVRIPAAWSGVYGFKATYGRVAQAIRPDAFLSHTPAIHAGPLTRTVEDAALMLDVMTGPDPRDPLSMPEEPHDFRGAVRRGVEGMQVAYSPDFDIFPIDERVRAVVDDAVTAFETAGATVEEISLGLTHDQMELADLWLREIGMLYHSAVEGFKDEGLDLLGDHRDELTPEFADLLVETRDQSIVDYKRDEHLRTEVYDALQDVFTVEEYDLLVTPTLAVPPVKNDEDEMGSTVGPAEVNGEPVDPLIGWCLTYPINFTGHPAASIPAGFTDGGLPVGLQLVGDRFDDETVFAASGAFERVRPWHDAYPPR encoded by the coding sequence ATGTCAGAAGACTTCGCCTACACCTCAGCGTCGGTGCTCGCGTCGCGAATCAGGCGCGGGGACCTCTCGCCCGTCGACGTCGTCGACGCGTGTCTCGAGCGAATCGAGGCGCGGAACGAGGACATAAACGCGTTCGTGACCGTGCTCGGAGACGACGCTCGCGAGCGTGCGCGAGAGGCGGAAGCCGCGGTGAGACGTGGCGAAGAACTCGGTCCCCTCCACGGCGTCCCAATCGCCATCAAGGACCTCTTCGACTTCAAGACGGGCGTCCGGAACACGATGGGGTCGGTGCCGTTCGCGGAGTTCGTCCCCGAGGAGTCGGCGACGTACGTCCGGCGGCTGGAGGAGGCCGGAGCCATCGTCCTCGGCAAGACGAACACGCCGGAGATGGGGCACAAGGGGACGACCGACAACCGGCTCTTCGGGCCGACCAGCACGCCGTTCGACCTCGAGCGGAACGCGGGCGGGTCGTCGGGCGGGAGCGCGGCCGCCGTCGCGGACGGACTCGTCCCCATCGCACAGGGTTCGGACGGCGGCGGCTCGGTCCGCATCCCCGCGGCCTGGTCGGGCGTGTACGGGTTCAAAGCGACCTACGGACGGGTCGCGCAGGCGATTCGTCCCGACGCGTTCCTCTCGCACACGCCGGCCATCCACGCCGGACCGTTGACCCGAACCGTCGAGGACGCCGCGCTCATGCTCGACGTGATGACCGGGCCGGACCCACGGGACCCACTGAGCATGCCCGAAGAGCCGCACGACTTCCGCGGGGCGGTCCGTCGTGGCGTCGAGGGGATGCAGGTCGCGTACAGCCCCGACTTCGACATCTTCCCAATCGACGAGCGCGTCCGGGCCGTCGTCGACGACGCGGTCACCGCGTTCGAGACCGCCGGCGCAACGGTCGAAGAGATCTCTCTCGGGCTGACACACGACCAGATGGAACTGGCCGACCTCTGGCTCCGCGAGATCGGGATGTTGTATCACTCGGCGGTCGAGGGGTTCAAAGACGAGGGGCTGGACCTGCTCGGCGACCACCGGGACGAACTCACGCCCGAGTTCGCCGACCTCCTAGTGGAGACGCGCGACCAGTCCATCGTCGACTACAAGCGCGACGAACACCTGCGGACGGAGGTGTACGACGCGCTGCAGGACGTGTTCACCGTCGAGGAGTACGACCTCCTCGTGACGCCGACGCTGGCCGTCCCACCGGTGAAGAACGACGAAGACGAGATGGGGAGCACTGTCGGCCCCGCCGAGGTGAACGGCGAGCCGGTCGACCCCCTCATCGGCTGGTGTCTCACCTATCCCATCAACTTCACGGGCCACCCGGCGGCGTCGATTCCGGCCGGGTTCACCGACGGCGGCCTCCCGGTCGGACTGCAACTCGTCGGCGACCGCTTCGACGACGAGACGGTGTTCGCCGCGAGCGGGGCGTTCGAGCGAGTGCGACCCTGGCACGACGCGTATCCGCCGCGGTGA
- a CDS encoding M24 family metallopeptidase, protein MPRAVFDSTEYDRRIARTKARLRERELDAVFVADPANMNYLTGYDGWSFYVHQGVVVTPDRDEPVWIGRMMDANGARATTTLSEESIRPYSDDHVHSPYDLHPMDFVADVLADLGLDEGRIGLEMDASYFTAKSYTRLQQNLPEATFEDTTLLVNWVRVKKSERELEYMREAARISENAMLAGLDAIEEGVPEYEAAEAIYSALVEGTDAFGGDYPAIVPLMPSGDHTGTPHLTWTDRRFEDGDPVIIELSGCRHRYHSPLARTTFVGDPPPAVQETADIVVAGMEAALDAVEPGVTCEAVEKAWRDEIAKHDVEKEDRIGYSVGLGYPPDWGEHTASLRPGDETVLEEDMTFHTIPGLWFDDFGVELSETFRVTSTGAEPLADFPRRLFTA, encoded by the coding sequence ATGCCACGCGCCGTCTTCGACAGTACTGAGTACGACCGGCGAATCGCCCGGACGAAAGCGCGGTTGCGCGAGCGAGAACTGGACGCAGTGTTCGTCGCCGACCCGGCGAACATGAACTACCTGACGGGCTACGACGGCTGGTCGTTCTACGTCCACCAGGGGGTCGTCGTCACGCCCGACCGCGACGAACCCGTCTGGATCGGGCGCATGATGGACGCCAACGGCGCGCGGGCGACGACCACCCTCTCCGAGGAGAGCATCCGTCCGTACAGCGACGACCACGTCCACTCCCCGTACGACCTCCACCCGATGGACTTCGTCGCGGACGTTCTGGCGGACCTCGGCCTCGACGAGGGCCGCATCGGGCTCGAGATGGACGCGTCGTACTTCACGGCGAAGTCGTACACACGGCTCCAGCAGAACCTCCCCGAGGCGACCTTCGAGGACACCACGCTCCTCGTGAACTGGGTTCGCGTGAAGAAGTCCGAGCGGGAACTCGAGTACATGCGAGAGGCGGCTCGCATCTCCGAGAACGCGATGCTGGCCGGCCTCGACGCCATCGAGGAGGGTGTCCCGGAGTACGAGGCGGCGGAAGCCATCTACTCGGCACTCGTCGAAGGGACCGACGCGTTCGGCGGCGACTACCCCGCTATCGTCCCGCTGATGCCCTCGGGCGACCACACCGGTACCCCGCACCTGACGTGGACCGACCGGCGGTTCGAAGACGGCGACCCGGTCATCATCGAACTCTCGGGCTGTCGGCACCGCTATCACTCACCGCTCGCGCGGACGACGTTCGTGGGTGACCCGCCACCGGCGGTACAGGAGACGGCCGACATCGTCGTCGCGGGCATGGAGGCGGCGCTGGACGCCGTCGAACCCGGCGTCACCTGCGAAGCCGTCGAGAAGGCCTGGCGCGACGAAATCGCGAAACACGACGTCGAGAAGGAAGACCGCATCGGCTACTCGGTGGGACTCGGTTACCCGCCGGACTGGGGTGAACACACCGCCAGCCTCCGCCCGGGCGACGAGACGGTGCTCGAAGAGGACATGACGTTCCACACCATCCCCGGACTGTGGTTCGACGACTTCGGCGTCGAACTGAGCGAGACGTTCCGCGTCACCTCGACCGGTGCCGAACCGCTCGCAGACTTCCCCCGCCGACTCTTCACTGCCTGA